A region from the uncultured Macellibacteroides sp. genome encodes:
- a CDS encoding efflux RND transporter permease subunit: protein MSNKQGLSGNIAGAFLQSKLSILLMVAFLLVGIYSTMLIPREEEPQIEVPVADIFIGMPGATPQEMDSRVVAPLEKIISNIKGVEYVYSNAMHDQAMITVQFYVGNNLENSLVLLYNELMKGMDKMPEGATMPLIKTRSIDDVPALSLTLWSENYSDYSLKQQAEVLGSELKKIPDVSYVDILGGRSRQVKVTVDKDKMAGNNLDFTSISNYIKGSNMQMQAGKMYANNEMFTVETGNFLQSADDVANLIVGMNNNQPVYMHQIATIEEGPENPSQYVSFGYGKVESDKAGRFPSEYEAVTLAISKRQGTDAMKLSEKILEKVDHLKTELIPSDVQVSVTRNYGNTASHKVNELLLHLAGAILAVTLFVMTAMGWRGGLVVFLSVPVTFALTLFAYYAMDYTLNRITLFALVFVTGIVVDDSIIIAENMHRHFKMKLLPFRQAALFAINEVGNPTILATFTVIAAVLPMAFVSGLMGPYMSPMPIGASIAMAFSLLIALTITPYLGYLFLREKEKKSTLSKDDVVGDAIVAEENMEAAEVQQGKVYRMYEKLISPMLESRKLRWGFMLVTTAILLISLSFFYFKLVPVKMLPFDNKNEFQVVIDMPEGTSLEQTAAVTKEIAAYVAQQEEVVDYQSYVGTSAPISFNGLMRHYDLRRGDNVADIQVNLTDKGDRSIQSHDIAKKMRKPIQNIARKFNANAKVVEVPPGPPVLSTLVAEVYGPDYETQIEVAKQVKQLFAKTTDVVDVDWMVESDHDKYRFEVDKEKSMQRGVVPAMVTANIRAALSGMPVGIMHDEQAENPVNIVLQLSDMDKTSIDEIKNIKIINQMGQPVAIGDITTIKKEVKEKSIARKNQKRVVYVTGDMAGELESPVYALMNMNEELKKVKLPEGYSLTVLNSEQPENESDYSLKWDGEWQITYEVFRDLGIAFLVAIIIIYMLIVGWFQSFSAPLVMLSVIPLSLIGIIIGHWLMGAYFSATSMIGFIALAGVMVRNSILLIDFINIRLKEGVPVKQAIIESGAVRSIPIILTAGTVVIGAIVILFDPLFQGLAISLMGGTITSTLLTLVVVPLLYFKLVRNKYVDNNNK from the coding sequence ATGAGTAACAAACAAGGATTATCAGGTAATATCGCAGGGGCATTTCTTCAGAGTAAGTTATCTATCCTGCTTATGGTTGCTTTTCTTTTGGTTGGAATATACAGCACCATGCTAATTCCGCGGGAAGAAGAGCCACAAATAGAAGTTCCTGTTGCCGATATCTTTATCGGAATGCCAGGTGCTACTCCTCAGGAGATGGATTCTCGTGTGGTGGCTCCGCTTGAAAAGATTATTTCCAATATAAAAGGGGTTGAGTATGTATATTCGAATGCCATGCACGACCAGGCCATGATTACTGTTCAGTTTTATGTAGGCAATAATCTGGAGAATTCGCTGGTGCTTCTATACAACGAGCTGATGAAGGGAATGGACAAAATGCCCGAGGGAGCTACCATGCCACTCATTAAAACCCGTTCCATTGATGATGTTCCGGCGCTTTCGCTTACCTTATGGAGCGAGAACTACAGCGATTATTCATTGAAACAACAGGCCGAAGTGTTGGGTAGCGAACTGAAAAAGATTCCCGATGTTTCGTATGTGGATATATTGGGAGGACGAAGCAGACAGGTTAAAGTTACAGTGGACAAAGATAAAATGGCAGGTAACAACCTGGATTTTACATCGATTTCTAACTATATAAAAGGATCTAACATGCAGATGCAGGCGGGCAAGATGTACGCCAACAATGAAATGTTTACGGTGGAAACCGGCAACTTCCTTCAATCGGCCGATGATGTAGCTAACCTTATCGTAGGGATGAATAACAATCAACCGGTTTACATGCACCAGATTGCTACCATAGAAGAAGGACCTGAGAATCCTTCGCAATACGTTTCCTTCGGTTATGGGAAAGTTGAATCGGACAAGGCTGGCCGTTTCCCTTCGGAATACGAAGCCGTTACATTGGCCATTTCCAAACGTCAGGGTACAGATGCCATGAAGTTATCCGAAAAGATCCTTGAAAAGGTAGATCACCTGAAAACGGAATTAATCCCTTCGGATGTACAGGTGAGCGTTACAAGAAACTATGGCAATACAGCTTCGCATAAAGTAAACGAATTGTTACTGCACCTTGCAGGAGCTATACTGGCTGTGACTCTATTTGTGATGACGGCCATGGGTTGGCGGGGTGGATTAGTTGTATTCCTTTCGGTACCTGTTACGTTTGCACTTACATTGTTCGCCTACTACGCAATGGATTATACGCTAAACCGTATTACCCTGTTTGCCCTGGTATTTGTAACCGGAATTGTTGTGGACGACTCCATTATCATAGCAGAGAATATGCACCGGCACTTTAAAATGAAGCTGCTTCCCTTCCGGCAGGCTGCCCTGTTTGCCATAAACGAAGTAGGTAATCCTACCATTTTGGCTACATTCACCGTAATTGCCGCCGTACTTCCCATGGCATTTGTATCCGGATTGATGGGTCCGTATATGAGTCCAATGCCTATCGGAGCATCCATCGCCATGGCTTTCTCTTTGTTAATAGCATTGACCATTACTCCATATCTGGGCTACTTGTTCCTTCGCGAAAAAGAGAAGAAAAGTACATTATCGAAAGATGACGTTGTAGGTGATGCCATTGTTGCGGAAGAAAACATGGAAGCGGCGGAAGTACAGCAGGGTAAAGTATACCGTATGTATGAGAAACTGATTTCGCCTATGCTTGAATCAAGAAAATTACGTTGGGGATTTATGCTTGTAACAACAGCAATATTGTTGATCTCCTTATCGTTCTTTTATTTCAAACTGGTACCGGTTAAGATGTTACCGTTCGATAACAAGAATGAATTTCAGGTGGTGATTGATATGCCCGAGGGTACTTCTTTGGAACAAACTGCTGCTGTTACAAAAGAGATAGCCGCCTATGTAGCTCAGCAGGAAGAAGTCGTTGATTACCAAAGCTACGTGGGAACTTCGGCTCCAATCAGCTTTAACGGCTTGATGCGCCACTACGACCTGCGTCGCGGTGATAATGTGGCCGACATTCAGGTTAATCTGACCGACAAGGGAGATCGATCCATACAGAGTCACGATATTGCCAAGAAAATGCGTAAACCAATCCAGAACATTGCCCGTAAGTTTAATGCGAACGCCAAAGTGGTTGAAGTACCTCCTGGCCCTCCTGTGCTGTCTACGCTGGTAGCCGAGGTTTACGGACCTGATTACGAAACGCAGATTGAAGTGGCCAAACAGGTTAAGCAGCTATTTGCCAAGACAACGGATGTGGTAGATGTTGACTGGATGGTGGAGAGCGACCATGATAAGTATCGTTTCGAAGTAGACAAAGAAAAGTCTATGCAACGAGGAGTTGTTCCGGCTATGGTTACAGCCAACATACGTGCTGCTTTGTCGGGTATGCCCGTTGGTATAATGCACGATGAACAGGCGGAGAATCCTGTAAACATTGTATTGCAGTTATCCGACATGGACAAGACAAGCATCGATGAGATAAAAAATATAAAGATCATCAATCAGATGGGACAACCTGTTGCCATTGGTGATATAACGACCATAAAGAAAGAGGTAAAAGAAAAGAGTATCGCCCGTAAAAATCAAAAGCGCGTTGTATACGTTACAGGAGACATGGCAGGCGAGCTTGAAAGTCCGGTTTATGCGCTGATGAACATGAACGAAGAACTTAAAAAGGTAAAACTTCCGGAAGGGTACAGCCTTACTGTTCTTAACAGCGAACAGCCTGAAAATGAAAGCGATTATTCCCTGAAATGGGATGGCGAATGGCAGATTACCTACGAAGTATTCAGAGACCTGGGCATCGCCTTTCTGGTTGCCATCATCATTATCTATATGTTGATTGTGGGATGGTTCCAGAGCTTCTCTGCTCCTCTTGTAATGCTTTCGGTGATTCCGTTATCGCTTATCGGTATCATTATCGGTCACTGGTTAATGGGAGCATACTTTAGTGCGACTTCCATGATTGGATTTATCGCTCTTGCCGGCGTGATGGTGCGAAACTCTATCTTGCTGATAGACTTTATAAACATCAGGCTTAAGGAGGGAGTTCCTGTAAAGCAGGCCATCATCGAATCGGGAGCTGTGCGTAGTATTCCTATTATTCTTACGGCAGGTACTGTGGTGATTGGAGCTATTGTTATTCTATTTGACCCCTTGTTCCAGGGACTGGCTATCTCGCTTATGGGTGGAACAATTACCTCAACGCTACTTACCCTTGTGGTAGTTCCTCTGCTGTATTTTAAATTAGTACGAAACAAGTACGTGGATAACAACAATAAATAA
- a CDS encoding MarR family transcriptional regulator, whose amino-acid sequence MDTLCLIRDIYRSIGDFEANFQQTHDLCLNEGMLLCTLQKGKLSSGEIAEALGLSHSNASKVIKSVEDKGLVDRVLGSKDKRQMYFSLSEEGKKRLSAIKCDRVDIPELLKSVLPKE is encoded by the coding sequence ATGGACACATTGTGTTTAATAAGAGATATATACAGATCCATCGGCGATTTTGAAGCAAATTTCCAGCAAACGCACGATCTTTGCCTCAACGAGGGAATGTTATTGTGCACCTTGCAAAAAGGCAAATTATCCTCGGGAGAAATTGCAGAAGCGCTGGGATTAAGCCATTCTAACGCGTCCAAAGTAATCAAATCCGTGGAAGACAAAGGTCTTGTGGACCGGGTTTTAGGATCAAAAGACAAACGTCAGATGTACTTTTCACTCTCCGAAGAAGGTAAAAAACGGTTGTCGGCCATTAAATGCGACAGAGTTGATATCCCTGAACTGCTTAAGAGTGTACTGCCTAAAGAGTAA
- a CDS encoding carboxylesterase family protein, with translation MKIDRRKFFKTVGTGTAALGLGSMVPLSSYASPEMSAKDDDDSQILFIGDDIAIADTAYGKVKGYILRDVYTFLGIPYGADTSGKNRFMAPKEPEPWEGIKPAVYYGNTAPQNMDNRFPNNYSTFADHWNYDDVSENCLSINVWTPGINDNGKRPVMVWLHGGGYTNGNGIEQDGYHGANISKYGNIVFCSINHRLGPIGFSDLSGVGGEKYKDSANVGMLDIIAALRWVNKNIANFGGDPGNVTIMGQSGGGAKVCTILAMPEAQWLVHKGVALSGSTTGALSQDYSRKLGEYILQEAGVTRDEIDELQNIPWKEYLVIANAASTKLNKELGTTGMMRGGFAPVADGIHLPKETFYSDATSYEADVPLLICTTFHEWSPSRTDPEIEKITMEGVIEKVRATRGDKAPAIVSAYAKAFPNVKPIELYAMILSSRQGAVNTAEAKLKQPAPVYMAWFGWQPPLFDNRMRAFHCLDICFWYKNTDLMYTHTGGGARPRKLSVKMADALLSFMKNGDPNGGALPKWPRYSSEKGEVMVLNDTCEVMNDPDREARKTLNG, from the coding sequence ATGAAAATCGACAGACGTAAATTCTTTAAGACTGTTGGAACCGGTACAGCCGCATTAGGACTGGGGTCGATGGTTCCGTTATCTTCCTATGCTTCACCCGAAATGTCTGCAAAAGATGATGATGACTCGCAGATATTGTTTATTGGCGATGATATTGCCATTGCGGATACTGCCTACGGCAAAGTGAAAGGGTATATACTTCGGGATGTTTATACTTTCCTTGGAATACCTTACGGTGCCGATACCTCCGGCAAAAACCGGTTTATGGCTCCGAAAGAACCCGAACCCTGGGAAGGAATTAAGCCGGCGGTTTACTATGGTAATACGGCACCACAGAACATGGATAACCGTTTTCCCAACAATTACAGTACGTTTGCTGATCATTGGAATTACGATGATGTGAGCGAAAACTGTCTTTCTATTAATGTATGGACACCCGGAATAAACGATAATGGCAAACGCCCGGTTATGGTATGGTTACATGGCGGAGGCTATACCAACGGAAATGGGATCGAACAGGATGGATATCATGGTGCTAATATCAGCAAATACGGTAATATCGTTTTCTGTTCTATCAATCATCGGTTAGGTCCGATAGGATTTTCTGATTTATCGGGAGTAGGAGGAGAGAAATACAAAGATTCCGCCAATGTAGGGATGTTGGATATCATCGCCGCGCTTAGGTGGGTAAATAAAAATATAGCCAATTTTGGCGGCGATCCGGGAAATGTAACCATTATGGGGCAGTCGGGAGGAGGAGCTAAAGTATGTACCATTCTTGCCATGCCCGAAGCACAATGGCTGGTTCATAAAGGTGTTGCCCTTAGCGGAAGCACTACCGGAGCACTCAGTCAGGATTATTCACGTAAGCTGGGCGAATATATCCTTCAGGAAGCAGGGGTTACCCGCGACGAGATTGACGAACTTCAAAATATTCCCTGGAAAGAATACCTGGTCATAGCTAATGCAGCCTCGACTAAACTTAACAAAGAGTTGGGCACCACAGGGATGATGCGTGGGGGATTTGCTCCGGTAGCTGATGGCATACACCTGCCTAAAGAAACTTTTTATTCCGATGCAACCTCCTACGAAGCCGATGTTCCGTTACTTATATGCACCACATTCCACGAGTGGTCGCCCAGTCGTACGGATCCTGAAATTGAAAAGATAACGATGGAAGGTGTCATAGAAAAAGTGCGTGCCACGCGTGGCGACAAGGCTCCGGCTATAGTCAGTGCCTACGCAAAAGCATTTCCCAACGTAAAGCCCATCGAATTGTATGCAATGATACTATCTTCCCGTCAGGGGGCAGTCAATACGGCTGAGGCAAAGCTAAAGCAACCGGCTCCGGTTTATATGGCATGGTTCGGGTGGCAACCTCCTTTGTTTGATAATCGTATGCGAGCTTTCCATTGCCTCGACATTTGCTTCTGGTATAAAAATACGGATTTGATGTATACGCATACCGGAGGAGGTGCTCGTCCGCGGAAACTATCTGTAAAGATGGCCGACGCGTTACTTAGTTTTATGAAGAACGGAGATCCTAACGGGGGTGCTTTGCCTAAATGGCCCCGCTATTCATCAGAAAAGGGAGAGGTAATGGTATTAAATGATACGTGCGAAGTAATGAACGATCCGGACAGGGAAGCGCGAAAGACCTTGAACGGATAA
- a CDS encoding YigZ family protein, producing MADDTYKTISAAVDSCYTEKRSRFIAYAVPVRTVEEVKEQVDKFKKQYYDARHVCWAYMLGPERITFRSNDDGEPSGTAGKPILGQINSLGLTDLLVVVVRYFGGIKLGTGGLIVAYKTAAAEVLSIADIEERTVDEVITVQFEYPFMNGIMRIIKEDNPEVLSQSFDMNCEMTLRIRKSEADKLRNRLLKVDTAHIKE from the coding sequence ATGGCGGACGATACCTATAAAACGATATCTGCTGCGGTGGACAGTTGCTATACGGAAAAAAGAAGCCGTTTTATTGCTTATGCTGTTCCGGTACGTACCGTAGAAGAGGTAAAAGAGCAGGTGGATAAATTCAAAAAACAGTACTACGATGCCCGGCATGTTTGTTGGGCCTATATGTTAGGTCCGGAGCGTATTACCTTTCGCTCCAATGATGATGGCGAACCTTCGGGAACTGCAGGAAAGCCGATACTGGGGCAAATTAATTCGCTGGGGCTTACCGATCTGCTTGTTGTTGTTGTTCGTTACTTTGGTGGAATTAAACTGGGTACCGGAGGATTAATCGTGGCTTACAAAACCGCCGCTGCCGAAGTGCTTTCTATTGCCGACATTGAGGAGCGAACCGTGGATGAAGTTATAACTGTCCAATTCGAATACCCGTTTATGAACGGTATCATGCGTATTATTAAGGAAGACAATCCAGAGGTGTTATCGCAGTCGTTCGACATGAATTGCGAAATGACCCTCCGAATCCGTAAAAGTGAAGCCGATAAACTACGCAACCGACTCCTTAAAGTTGATACAGCTCATATTAAAGAGTAA
- the uvrA gene encoding excinuclease ABC subunit UvrA codes for MDKKNIERGLISVLGARVHNLKNIDVDIPRNQLTVITGMSGSGKSSLAFDTIFAEGQRRYVETFSAYARNFLGNMERPDVDKISGLSPVISIEQKTTNKNPRSTVGTTTEIYDFFRLLFARAGEAYSYLSGEKMVKYTEEQVLELILEKYAGKKTYLLAPVVRSRKGHYKELFEQIRKKGYLNVRVDGELKEIFHGMKLDRYKNHSIEVVIDKLMVSAGDERRLKESLRIAMKQGDGLVLVLDAETNEARHYSRRLMCPVTGLSYGEPAPHNFSFNSPHGACHKCKGIGQVNLLDMDKIVPDNSLNIYHGGIAPLGKYKNALIFWQIEAICEKYGVSVKTPIRDIPEEAMDEILNGTDERLQIKNESLGNSNYFLSYEGVAKYILMQQESEASATAQKWAGQFIKMSACPECNGQRLNKEALHYRIAGKNIADISELDISELYEWVSTLEAKLNPKQLQIATEILKEIRSRLEFLLDVGLDYLAMNRASSSLSGGESQRIRLATQIGSQLVNVLYILDEPSIGLHQRDNIRLINSLKQLRDSGNSVIVVEHDKDMMLQADYVIDMGPKAGRLGGEVVFAGTPEEMLRSNTLTAAYLNGLQEIAVPAERRKGNGSFITIHGATGNNLKKVTASFPLGTLICVTGVSGSGKSSLINRTLQPILSQYFYRSLEDPLPYKSLDGIDLVDKIVNVDQSPIGRSPRSNPATYTGVFSDIRSLFVDLPEAKVRGYKPGRFSFNVSGGRCETCKGNGYKTIEMNFLPDVLVPCEDCHGKRYNRETLEVRFRGKSIADILDMTINMAVEFFENIPTILYKIKVLQDVGLGYIKLGQPSTTLSGGESQRVKLATELAKKDTGKTLYVLDEPTTGLHFEDIRVLLGVLNKLVDKGNTIIVIEHNLDVIKCADYIIDMGPEGGRRGGQLLFAGTPEEMIGKKTSGFTAPFLRHELKNDQGKITAKNKE; via the coding sequence ATGGACAAAAAAAATATAGAGCGTGGACTCATCTCCGTTTTGGGAGCAAGGGTACACAATTTAAAGAACATAGATGTAGATATTCCCCGCAATCAATTAACGGTAATTACCGGTATGAGTGGGAGCGGGAAGTCTTCTTTGGCATTTGACACCATCTTTGCCGAAGGTCAGCGAAGGTATGTGGAAACTTTCTCTGCCTATGCCCGTAATTTTCTCGGCAATATGGAACGCCCCGATGTAGATAAGATTTCAGGATTAAGTCCGGTTATATCTATTGAGCAGAAGACAACCAATAAGAATCCGCGTTCTACCGTTGGAACAACTACAGAAATATACGACTTTTTCCGTCTTTTGTTTGCCCGTGCGGGTGAGGCTTATTCTTATCTTTCGGGAGAGAAGATGGTAAAGTACACGGAAGAACAGGTGCTTGAGCTGATTCTTGAAAAGTACGCGGGTAAAAAAACATATTTACTGGCTCCGGTTGTTCGTAGCCGTAAAGGACATTATAAAGAATTGTTCGAGCAGATTCGTAAAAAGGGGTACCTGAATGTGCGGGTAGATGGCGAGCTGAAAGAAATCTTTCACGGGATGAAGCTCGACCGCTACAAGAATCACAGCATTGAAGTTGTGATAGACAAATTGATGGTTTCGGCAGGTGATGAGCGCAGGTTGAAGGAAAGTCTTCGTATTGCGATGAAACAGGGCGACGGATTGGTCCTTGTACTGGATGCTGAAACGAATGAAGCCCGCCATTATAGCCGAAGATTGATGTGCCCGGTTACTGGACTGTCGTACGGAGAGCCCGCTCCTCATAATTTCTCTTTTAACTCGCCCCATGGAGCTTGTCATAAGTGCAAAGGAATCGGACAGGTTAACCTGCTTGATATGGATAAGATTGTTCCCGACAATTCACTCAATATTTATCATGGAGGTATTGCTCCGCTGGGGAAATATAAGAATGCTTTAATCTTTTGGCAGATAGAAGCCATTTGCGAGAAGTACGGAGTGTCGGTTAAAACGCCAATCAGAGATATTCCGGAAGAAGCCATGGATGAGATTCTGAACGGAACGGACGAGCGTCTGCAGATAAAGAACGAATCGTTGGGCAATTCAAACTACTTCCTTTCTTATGAAGGGGTAGCTAAATATATATTAATGCAGCAGGAGTCTGAGGCTTCTGCCACTGCTCAGAAATGGGCTGGTCAGTTTATTAAGATGTCGGCTTGCCCCGAGTGTAACGGACAGCGCCTTAACAAGGAGGCTCTTCATTACAGAATTGCAGGTAAGAACATTGCTGATATTTCGGAACTCGATATCTCTGAACTTTATGAATGGGTAAGTACGCTGGAAGCGAAACTAAATCCAAAGCAGCTTCAGATTGCTACCGAGATTCTCAAAGAGATACGTTCGCGACTCGAGTTTCTGCTTGATGTGGGATTGGATTATCTGGCCATGAACCGAGCTTCTTCTTCTTTGTCGGGAGGAGAGAGTCAGCGAATACGTTTGGCTACACAGATTGGCAGTCAGCTGGTCAATGTGCTTTATATCCTGGATGAACCCAGTATCGGATTGCATCAGCGCGATAACATAAGACTTATCAATTCGCTGAAGCAACTTCGCGATTCCGGCAACTCGGTTATTGTTGTGGAGCACGATAAAGATATGATGCTACAGGCAGACTATGTAATAGACATGGGTCCTAAAGCCGGACGTTTAGGTGGCGAGGTTGTGTTTGCCGGTACTCCCGAAGAAATGCTGCGCTCGAATACACTTACAGCTGCCTACTTAAACGGGTTGCAGGAGATTGCTGTCCCCGCTGAAAGACGAAAAGGGAATGGTTCGTTTATAACCATTCATGGGGCGACTGGTAATAACCTGAAAAAGGTGACCGCTTCTTTTCCCCTGGGCACCTTGATCTGTGTTACGGGTGTTTCAGGAAGTGGAAAGTCTTCGTTGATAAACAGAACGCTGCAACCTATACTTAGTCAATATTTCTATCGTTCGCTTGAAGATCCGTTGCCTTACAAATCGCTTGATGGCATAGACTTGGTGGATAAGATTGTTAATGTGGACCAATCTCCTATCGGGAGATCGCCGCGAAGCAATCCGGCTACCTATACCGGCGTATTCTCAGATATCCGTTCACTTTTTGTAGATCTTCCCGAGGCAAAGGTTAGGGGATACAAACCCGGACGTTTTTCTTTCAATGTTTCCGGTGGCCGGTGCGAAACCTGTAAGGGTAACGGCTATAAAACAATAGAAATGAATTTTCTTCCCGATGTACTCGTCCCTTGCGAAGATTGCCACGGAAAGCGCTATAACAGAGAAACCCTTGAAGTACGTTTCAGAGGGAAATCCATTGCCGATATCCTTGATATGACAATCAATATGGCGGTAGAGTTCTTTGAAAATATACCCACCATCTTATACAAAATCAAAGTACTTCAGGACGTGGGATTAGGATATATCAAACTCGGTCAACCTTCAACAACTTTGTCCGGCGGAGAAAGTCAGCGGGTTAAGCTGGCAACCGAACTGGCAAAAAAAGATACAGGCAAAACACTTTATGTCCTCGACGAACCCACAACCGGTCTTCATTTCGAAGATATACGGGTGCTATTGGGCGTGCTGAACAAGCTTGTCGACAAGGGTAACACAATTATTGTAATAGAACACAACCTGGATGTAATAAAATGTGCAGACTATATTATTGATATGGGTCCCGAAGGTGGACGCAGAGGCGGGCAGTTGCTTTTTGCCGGAACACCCGAAGAGATGATTGGAAAGAAAACATCAGGATTCACGGCTCCATTTTTACGCCACGAGTTAAAGAATGATCAAGGTAAAATAACAGCGAAGAATAAAGAATAA
- a CDS encoding lytic transglycosylase domain-containing protein: MLKMNSVQKLVSFVLVGLVCLTACLSIGSSDSEKAKNEKPLVSSMTVSPEIPDEVMFCDEKIDLTRYNMHEGFDRELTSFIYFHATTMLQFKRANRYFSIMEPILKANGVPDDFKYLAVVESNMDPRAVSYTNAVGIWQLMPATAKQYGLTVGDEVDERYNLEKATETACKYFKSAYKKYGSWPAVAASYNAGMGRISGELTKQNAESTFNLWLVEETSRYVYRILAIKQIFENPYKYGFVFKAENLYKPIACKEVEVSSNIDDLAAFAAKYDITYADLKQFNLWLRDRKLTTGGKTYKIMIPKSGELYYKKPNTKVHDSRWVID; encoded by the coding sequence ATGTTGAAAATGAATAGTGTTCAAAAGTTAGTTAGTTTTGTGTTAGTCGGTTTGGTTTGTCTTACCGCTTGTCTTTCAATTGGTTCTTCTGATTCAGAAAAGGCAAAGAACGAGAAGCCGTTGGTTTCGTCGATGACGGTATCTCCCGAAATTCCTGATGAGGTAATGTTTTGTGATGAAAAAATAGATTTGACCCGTTACAATATGCATGAAGGCTTTGATAGAGAACTTACCAGTTTTATCTATTTTCATGCAACAACCATGTTGCAATTTAAAAGAGCAAACAGATACTTTTCTATTATGGAGCCGATATTGAAGGCTAACGGAGTTCCCGACGATTTCAAATATCTGGCAGTAGTTGAAAGTAATATGGATCCACGTGCAGTATCGTATACAAATGCTGTAGGTATCTGGCAGCTGATGCCTGCCACAGCTAAACAATACGGTCTTACTGTAGGTGATGAAGTAGATGAACGATATAATTTGGAAAAAGCGACGGAAACGGCGTGTAAATATTTTAAATCGGCGTATAAAAAGTATGGAAGCTGGCCGGCAGTGGCAGCATCTTATAATGCAGGGATGGGTCGTATATCCGGCGAGCTGACAAAACAGAATGCTGAAAGTACGTTTAATTTGTGGCTTGTTGAGGAAACGTCGCGTTATGTTTACAGGATATTGGCGATTAAACAAATTTTTGAGAACCCTTATAAGTATGGTTTTGTTTTTAAAGCAGAAAACCTATACAAGCCAATAGCATGCAAAGAGGTTGAAGTTTCTAGTAATATTGACGATTTGGCTGCTTTTGCTGCAAAGTACGATATAACGTATGCCGACTTAAAGCAGTTTAATTTGTGGTTACGTGACCGGAAATTAACAACGGGAGGTAAGACATATAAAATTATGATCCCAAAGTCCGGCGAGTTGTATTATAAGAAGCCCAACACGAAAGTGCATGATTCACGGTGGGTGATAGATTAA